Part of the Anomaloglossus baeobatrachus isolate aAnoBae1 chromosome 1, aAnoBae1.hap1, whole genome shotgun sequence genome, TGAACCTCACCTTAGGGTGTTGGATTGGTGGATTCATGGACACTCTTATCCCAACTTTACTTGTATCAAAAGTTTGGTTCTGTAAGTCAAACATAATTGACCACTTTTTCTGTGATATAGAACATCTTCTAAAACTTGCGTGCTCGAACACAAGCCTTATTGAGTTGATCAATCTATGTTCTTCCTCTTTGGTTGTCTTTGGGTCTCTGGTGTGTATAAGCATTTCATATACTTACATAATAATAGCAGTAACTAAAATTTCCAAAGTGGAAAAAAGGTGGAAGTCTTTCTCTACATGTGGTTCTCATCTGCTTCTTGTGGTTATCATTTATGGAAGTTCTCTTTTCTTGTGTATGAGGGGAATTACTGCATCCTACTTGGACATCAGCAAACTTTCAGCTTTTCTGACCAGTATTGTGACACCTCTTTTAAACCCTTTCATTTATACTCTTAGAAATACCCAAGTACATAATGCTATAAATCAACTCATTTTGGGGAGATCTTTAAAAGTGCAATAATATATTTATCACATTTAACCCCATGATAAAAAATGTTATCAAAGGttcaaaaaaaaaatagataatatatatatatatatatatatatatatatatatatatatatatatatatatgagatataaaagttgtagtaaacTACTATGTGCAGTTTCAATTTCTTTTGTATTAATTTCTATGTTTCCATAAATTCTTTTATTCTGACACTTATCATACATGAAACAAAAATAATTCATGATGAAAGGCTAGAAATCAGGAATGATATTTTTATGCTATACATGATATATAATTTTCAATATGCACTTTGTATACAGGACATGCTCTCTCTATGAACGTGATTAGGCTTATTTTCCGCTGATTACAATTACTGTAAAATCAATGACTTCCATGTCATTAAACGTTTATAGATCAATTTCTTAATGCAGTATTCTCTTCATATAATGTTATGGCATATATCGAACCCTATGTCATATGCCTCTGGAACTCCCATTGACTGAGAGAACAAAAGTGACAGAGGTCTCTTAATCATTTATTCTGCACAGCTGGGAATCCAGTCACCACTTTGCATTCACACGATCATGATTTGGGCTGTGTTATAGATCTCTGCGCAGCAGGAGACCAGCAATGTCGTTATGTAGGAAAAAGCAGTGACGGAGCTGCAGAACCTTTCTAGTCAGATCTCTACCAACAAATCTGTCAACATATCTGACTTGAAAAAACATATTGGATAACTCAGAATTCTGAAACATTTCTACCTACCTGTGTATCTATTGGATGGAATGACAACACTTAAAAGTGACGCTTTTTCCTAATACACTGACTTCTTCATTTGGACCCAAACACCTCAATAAGGAATCCGCAGCAAAGATGCCAGGCAAATCATCACTACAAGAATAACTCACCCTCCAATAGGGCTACAAGCACGGATACCGGTATAAGTTGAGCATCTGCTTAACGAGCTAGTTTACATGTTTTCCTCTCAATTGGGTAAAACATAACACAAGAGGCATTGTTTTCTTTTTGCTACTTTTTCCTATACAAGTATTTATATAAACATGCAGTGTCCACTTGACATCTAAGCCTAGAACAAGCAGGAATTAAAATAAAAAAGTCAaggttaaatttaatttttttactaCAAAACAATAAATCATTCTGCTCATCTAGTACTGCTCTGTTATCTCTGAATAGGTTCCTTTAAATGACAAATCACTAATttgattctatttttttttatttccaaaataTGAACTAAAAAGCACAGGACACATTTACTCTGTTACTTACTCTACTCCTGCGGAGTATGAGATTTGCAATACATGTGTAATAGTGTCATCTCTTAACAATATAATAACTATATATTTGCTGCTGAACTGATGTAAAAGTGGCTTGGCAATGAAATTGTCTACCAATGGCACCGACCATCTCAAATAATACCAATATATGGTCATGTGCCTGACCTCATCTCTACCTTTAATCAAAGACCTTTCTTTTTATACAATAAGTTACAATATTTGTACTCAGACTATGTGCCCACGTTAATTTTGCATGTGCTTCTTTTttgcacataaaaatgcatgtcttggcaggaaaaatgcattttttattgcgtttgtgtgtttttttgagttttttcctgctttttgtgcttttttaagtCATGGTGATtgcgggggttcaggcgctgtacctcATGATTGTCGCCAGGTCTCTGGCTTCtgttacagccgggacccagctctcactgccccGAGCAGTGTCTATGCCACTCTGGGCAATTTAActccctaaggcccgtttcacacgtcagtgaaaaacactgacgttcttcactgacgtgtaaaacacgctcatgtccctccgtgttccgtgattcacggcacatgtgggttgtccatgtgcaatccgtgatccgtgatcccgtgattgcttatggacattactcacctgccttcactgctgctgtccatggtgctgatcttctctCCTCtggagcgtccgcccaccgctctctcagcagctactttctggtcagcagttcctgctttcatgaatattcatgagccaggcaggagctgctgaaatcagaggctgcagagcgaatcgcaggcaaggtaagttgaaattttttaatatttattatgtccgtgattttcttgtacgtgtttcactgatcacacacggatcacaccatagtgtggtccgtgggtcatcagtgatgccagacaaaaactgacatgtctccgtgcagaatcacggccaacggtgaacgctgcacggagacatggtcagtgaaaaatcactgatgtgtgagcagacccattgattataatgggtctgcgtatgtcagtgattctggtacgtataaaaaaaaagcacaaacgtaccagaatcactgacgtgtgaaggtggcctaaaTGCTGTGAACAGtgcaattgcagcattcaggaggcagggagaggaattgcttacctctccctggcgattaaGTCCCtgcaatgtgatcacagggacctgatcgctgacATGGTAACCCTGAGTAgtcaccatgacgaccctgggttattgagctacagagagcctcacacaaCATGCTGTATGCATAGAGTGTGAGACAAAGTGCTGTGATATAATTCACTGTAGTAATAaagcactgcaggggattatagaaacacagaaaaaaaagcagaaacaattgacacatGGGTTTTTTtcggcaacaaaatctgcaagaaaaaaagcagcagcgtgtgcacagcaagtcaggattctcaaagactttgctgggatgcttttttttttgctttttatcgattaaaataagcaaggtaaaatgcatgaaaaaaacacaaaaaaagccacgtgtgcacatagcctaaagggtgctttagatgctgggacatcgctagcgatagctagcgatgtcgtgcgccatagcacccacccccgtcgttcatgcgacatttggtgatcactgccgtagcgaacattatcgctacggcagcatcacacgcacatacctgttcagcgacgtcgctgtgaccgccgaacaatccctccttcaagagggaggtgcgttcggcgccatagcaacgtcactgcggcgtcaccaagcggccgaccaatagcagaggaggggcggagatgagcagccagaacatgccgcccacctccttccttccacattgccggtggacgcaggtaaggagatgttcgtcgttcctgcggtgtcacacatagcaatgtgtgatgccacaggaatgacgaacaaccagcggcaagcaccaccaatgatattttgaaaaggagcgatgtatcaatgattttagacgtttttgcgatcgttgctcattgctccttggtgtcacacgctgcaatgtcgctaacggtgccggatatgcatcactaacgacgtaaccccgacgatatattgttagcgatgtcgcagcgtgtaaagcaccctttatagtagACGTACATGAGAGCTAACCGAATTATATAACATATTCCAAAATAATCTCATGTACAAaatatgtaaatattttttttaaaaaaaggacaaCTCACTTCAAAGTATGTATACAATATATCAATTATTAGTCATATTTTTCCCGATAATTAACAAATTTATATTTAGAAAATTACTGTATTGTGGGTTTTTATGTATGGACCAGTTCAGTATTAGCTCTGATGGTGGAGTCCTCAAAAGTTTATACTTTACTTTCTTGACACATTGGAGGTTTAACCCCTTTAACCCCGggcgattttccttttttccttttttcctcccctttttccaagagtcataacatttttatttttctatcaatatagccatatgagggcttgttttttgcaggacgagttacaATTTTGAATGACATAAttgattttaccatatagtgtactggaaaacaggaaactgCAGTGAAATTTCAAAAAAGTGCAAATCCATtcgttatatggtaaaactgtgcaTGCAATATCTTTCTTTGTACTGATATACTTTTTTTCTCATTGCGGACCATATACCCAACCACGTTTGAGACCCCTGACCTAACCAGTAGATCTAATTTTTTCAACAGTCAGATACCATATCAAGGGAAAGCAGATTGTATGCAGCAAAAGGGCACCCGATGGACAGTAAAGGGTgcattacacattgcgacatcgctagctattgctagcgatgtcacgaccGATAGCACCCACcgtgcccccgtcggtggcacgatatgtggtgatcgctgccgtagcgaacattatcgctacggcagcgtcacacgcacataccatgtcagcgacatcgctgtaactgccgaacaaaccctccttcaagggggaggtgcgttcggcgtca contains:
- the LOC142244985 gene encoding olfactory receptor 6J1-like, with product MYYFLGNLSFLEICFTSSIIPKLLSILAFGNHSISFWGCLSQCYFYFLLGSVELLLLAAMSFDRYIAVCYPLRYGAIMTPCLFMNLTLGCWIGGFMDTLIPTLLVSKVWFCKSNIIDHFFCDIEHLLKLACSNTSLIELINLCSSSLVVFGSLVCISISYTYIIIAVTKISKVEKRWKSFSTCGSHLLLVVIIYGSSLFLCMRGITASYLDISKLSAFLTSIVTPLLNPFIYTLRNTQVHNAINQLILGRSLKVQ